A stretch of the Capsicum annuum cultivar UCD-10X-F1 chromosome 10, UCD10Xv1.1, whole genome shotgun sequence genome encodes the following:
- the LOC107845039 gene encoding E3 ubiquitin-protein ligase SGR9, amyloplastic, giving the protein MEDQKPLDDIIMETLSTLTPLQLSKFTHHFSSVCHRNRHRIFSLLSSPTLFSLTLHHLNSLSLQCKSLLIARYHLSKLTILVYFRQKNIILLPSSSTTTMNLRDVDAVLLLLLLCELRQHVPEALDASPSCWRHILRDYMANDILKLSGIESSSTEVILKFIELVVKCKNFVNVMAYDNDGDQGRSDGISSSVTDDVRKDGKKLAASVAVVVALPSVEVTADENDQCVICKEDMKIGRDVCKLPCDHIFHWKCILPWLKKTNTCPSCRFQLPSDDVLAEIQRLWEVLAKMSGAT; this is encoded by the exons ATGGAAGATCAAAAACCCTTAGATGACATAATCATGGAAACTCTTTCTACCTTAACCCCTCTTCAACTCTCAAAATTCACTCACCACTTCTCCTCCGTCTGCCACCGCAATCGCCACCgtattttctctctcctctctTCTCCTACCCTCTTCTCTCTCACTCTCCACCACCTCAACTCCCTCTCTCTTCAATGTAAATCCCTCCTCATTGCCCGTTACCACTTGTCTAAACTCACGATTTTAGTGTATTTCAggcagaaaaatataattttgttaccGTCATCATCAACCACCACCATGAACCTTCGGGATGTGGACGCAGTTCTACTACTATTACTCCTATGTGAACTACGTCAACACGTCCCGGAGGCACTTGATGCCTCGCCATCATGTTGGCGCCATATTCTTCGTGACTATATGGCTAATGACATCTTGAAATTATCCGGTATTGAAAGTTCTAGTACTGAAGTGATACTCAAGTTCATTGAGCTAGTGGTTAAGTGCAAGAATTTTGTTAATGTCATGGCCTATGATAATGATGGTGATCAGGGGCGGAGCGACGG aaTATCTAGCTCAGTCACCGATGATGTACGAAAAGATGGGAAGAAGTTGGCGGCATCCGTGGCGGTGGTGGTGGCGCTCCCATCAGTGGAAGTTACTGCCGATGAAAATGATCAGTGTGTGATATGCAAAGAAGACATGAAAATAGGCAGAGATGTTTGCAAATTACCATGTGATCATATTTTCCATTGGAAATGTATATTACCATGGTTGAAGAAGACCAATACTTGTCCATCTTGTAGATTTCAGCTACCGTCCGATGATGTTTTGGCTGAGATCCAACGGTTGTGGGAAGTTCTAGCTAAGATGAGTGGTGCCACGTAG